In Flavobacteriales bacterium, one genomic interval encodes:
- a CDS encoding type II toxin-antitoxin system RelE/ParE family toxin → MKVVVSPEAWESYLRTLFFYSEEWSDVALAKVDSELKAQLRYLANHPKTGAFEDLVTIGKDGFRYRRVIVWHLKVVYKIVGNEIHVTDIFDTRQDPRKMKG, encoded by the coding sequence GTGAAGGTTGTTGTTTCACCGGAAGCTTGGGAGAGTTATCTAAGGACGTTGTTCTTCTATTCCGAAGAATGGAGCGATGTTGCTCTGGCAAAGGTTGATTCGGAATTGAAGGCACAATTAAGGTATTTGGCCAATCACCCGAAAACAGGTGCTTTTGAAGACCTTGTGACCATAGGCAAAGATGGGTTCCGGTACCGAAGAGTGATTGTTTGGCATTTGAAGGTGGTTTACAAGATCGTTGGCAATGAGATCCATGTTACGGACATCTTCGACACTCGGCAGGATCCGCGAAAAATGAAGGGTTGA
- a CDS encoding winged helix-turn-helix domain-containing protein, which translates to MDVFISKLRKKLEADASVQIVNIRGVGYKLVMGV; encoded by the coding sequence CTGGACGTATTCATATCCAAATTACGCAAGAAGCTTGAGGCCGATGCGAGCGTGCAGATCGTGAATATTCGGGGCGTTGGGTACAAGTTGGTGATGGGGGTGTAG
- a CDS encoding RNA polymerase sigma factor — translation MQQTTFNEVYDRHVRMVYNLCMNYLHNPQDAEEATQDVFMKVHEGLSKFRGEAAVRTWIYRVAINTSLDHIKARKRKKRSFLGRLGLVDDHVDRLSGSEFDHPGVALENKEATAKIFECIDRLPSQQRTALLLKATEGMGQMEIAEVMGVTVKSAEALLARGKQKLKQDLTKD, via the coding sequence ATGCAGCAAACCACATTCAACGAGGTATATGACCGCCATGTCCGCATGGTTTACAACCTCTGTATGAATTACCTGCACAACCCGCAAGATGCTGAGGAGGCAACCCAGGATGTGTTCATGAAAGTGCATGAAGGGCTTTCGAAATTCCGAGGAGAGGCCGCGGTACGCACATGGATATACCGCGTGGCGATCAACACTTCCTTGGATCATATTAAAGCGCGAAAACGGAAGAAGCGATCGTTCCTAGGTAGGCTCGGTCTAGTGGATGATCATGTTGATCGTTTGTCGGGTTCCGAATTCGATCACCCCGGTGTTGCGTTGGAGAATAAGGAAGCGACAGCCAAGATATTTGAGTGTATCGATCGACTTCCATCGCAGCAACGCACAGCCTTGCTCCTTAAGGCCACTGAGGGAATGGGCCAAATGGAGATCGCTGAGGTAATGGGGGTTACCGTGAAATCGGCGGAGGCCCTTCTGGCGCGGGGGAAACAGAAACTCAAACAGGATCTAACGAAGGATTGA
- a CDS encoding periplasmic heavy metal sensor, which produces MSKVKWLTAAVVVLLCMNIGLLTFGHFSGPGHDGPKKIVIERLHFDKAQVEGYSRLIEVHQTMLAAKMEEMNAARKALYATLAKPNSDPDPLFDRVAEIQTEIERIHVAHFAAIKGICRPDQLNDYNALANDLSKVFGRIGPRSKGR; this is translated from the coding sequence ATGAGTAAGGTAAAGTGGTTGACCGCTGCGGTGGTCGTATTGCTATGTATGAATATCGGTCTGTTGACTTTCGGACATTTCAGTGGTCCTGGACATGACGGCCCTAAGAAGATCGTGATAGAACGTTTGCATTTTGATAAGGCGCAAGTGGAAGGGTATTCCAGATTGATCGAAGTGCACCAGACCATGTTGGCAGCGAAGATGGAAGAAATGAATGCGGCACGTAAAGCTCTTTATGCAACCTTGGCCAAACCCAATTCAGACCCCGATCCATTATTTGATCGTGTTGCTGAGATCCAAACGGAGATCGAACGTATTCACGTCGCGCATTTCGCCGCGATCAAAGGCATTTGCCGCCCGGATCAATTGAATGACTACAACGCATTGGCCAATGACCTTTCTAAGGTATTTGGGAGAATAGGACCGCGGTCAAAAGGACGATGA
- a CDS encoding c-type cytochrome, with translation MVVVCVALLVLCAANVPSPINVKLKFPESWPIPTYDFTTNPLTAEGIALGRKLFYDPILSSDSIVSCSSCHLSFTAFTHVDHAVSHGVGDSIGTRNSLALMNLAWSRSFMWDGAVNHLDMQALAPINHPDEMGETTAHVVAKLQRTNIYPQLFENVYGDATITGERMLKALSQFELTLISANSKYDRVMQKTEAFTEQETNGYALFKTNCSACHQEPLFTTGEFANNGLPIDTVFNDFGRMLITKDPADSLKFKIPTLRNIEFSFPYMHDGRFKSLRNVLDHYTECIQHSSTLAPELQNGLTLSKNERTDVVAFLLTLSDREFCFNQDHGYPREQ, from the coding sequence ATAGTTGTTGTGTGTGTTGCCCTCTTGGTGTTGTGCGCCGCGAATGTGCCATCACCTATAAATGTAAAGTTGAAGTTCCCTGAAAGCTGGCCAATACCTACATATGATTTCACGACAAACCCGCTAACCGCTGAGGGCATCGCATTAGGACGCAAACTGTTCTACGATCCCATTCTTTCTTCGGATAGCATCGTGTCCTGTAGCAGCTGCCACTTGTCATTCACGGCTTTCACACACGTGGATCATGCTGTTAGCCATGGAGTAGGAGATAGCATCGGCACACGGAATTCATTGGCGTTGATGAACCTGGCATGGAGCAGAAGCTTTATGTGGGATGGCGCCGTGAACCATCTGGACATGCAAGCCTTGGCTCCAATCAACCATCCGGATGAAATGGGGGAGACCACTGCGCATGTTGTTGCCAAGCTGCAACGAACTAATATCTACCCGCAATTGTTCGAGAACGTATACGGCGATGCAACCATTACCGGTGAACGAATGCTGAAGGCACTGTCGCAATTCGAGTTGACATTGATATCGGCCAACTCAAAGTACGATCGTGTAATGCAGAAGACTGAAGCATTCACGGAACAAGAAACCAACGGGTATGCGCTGTTCAAAACGAATTGCAGTGCATGCCACCAAGAACCATTGTTCACCACGGGTGAATTCGCCAACAACGGGTTGCCCATCGACACGGTCTTCAATGATTTTGGAAGAATGCTGATCACTAAGGACCCTGCGGATTCCCTGAAGTTCAAGATCCCAACATTGCGCAACATCGAATTCTCTTTCCCCTACATGCACGACGGTCGTTTCAAGAGTTTGCGGAACGTGCTGGATCATTACACGGAATGCATTCAGCATAGTTCAACACTTGCTCCCGAATTGCAAAATGGGTTAACGCTCTCGAAAAATGAACGGACCGATGTCGTCGCTTTCCTGCTTACGCTGAGTGATCGGGAGTTCTGCTTCAACCAGGATCACGGCTATCCGAGAGAACAATAA
- a CDS encoding YHYH protein: MKSLFLASLAIVLSASANAQTEPNITSWLFNTTGIMGQHYVAGNSTPIQDNVLANVQTVQYSANWVYVTTHGIPAYITGPFQDGNPSLATDQNAIYRIPRVPTQNTGTATATTPGNIGFFINGVSLFDYRDGVAWNANTNALCGGPGNPTCPGGPNANLPWNRDAIPAERDGFDCAKAHPAMGNYHHHQNPSAFNLDLVVVSDVCDLYAADGLYVIDAAQHSPLVGYSYDGFPIYGAYGYANTDGTGGITRIRSGYQLRNITVRNTSPTGASVTSGAPINTTYPLGYFREDNEYVAHTEPFYLDEHNGRFAVTPEYPNGTYAYYCTVDENWNSAYPYVIGPTFYGNVTGGKVTAITESTTTVDPLTLAVADQDASNLTVNIHPNPATDLIAIQVSGLTREDVDVSLIDMTGKVVRQAVIVQGSSIWHLDTRTLYEGQYIVRISNGNTMISRPVQILK; encoded by the coding sequence ATGAAAAGCCTTTTCCTTGCATCGTTAGCAATTGTGCTATCGGCATCAGCAAACGCGCAAACCGAGCCGAACATTACGAGTTGGCTTTTTAATACCACTGGCATTATGGGCCAGCATTATGTAGCTGGAAATTCCACACCGATCCAAGACAATGTGCTCGCGAACGTGCAAACAGTCCAGTACTCTGCGAATTGGGTTTATGTAACCACTCATGGTATTCCGGCATACATCACTGGTCCATTCCAGGATGGAAACCCTTCACTTGCTACCGACCAGAACGCGATCTACCGGATCCCGCGTGTGCCAACCCAGAATACCGGAACGGCTACAGCTACAACCCCGGGAAATATCGGCTTCTTCATCAACGGCGTTTCGTTGTTCGATTACCGTGATGGTGTTGCATGGAACGCGAACACGAATGCACTTTGCGGAGGTCCGGGCAACCCAACGTGTCCCGGAGGACCTAATGCCAACCTTCCATGGAACCGTGATGCAATTCCTGCAGAACGTGACGGTTTTGATTGCGCAAAAGCACATCCTGCAATGGGTAATTACCATCACCACCAGAACCCAAGTGCGTTCAACTTGGATCTTGTTGTGGTCTCGGATGTGTGCGACCTCTACGCAGCCGATGGTCTTTACGTGATCGACGCTGCCCAACACTCACCGTTGGTAGGATACTCTTACGATGGCTTCCCGATCTATGGCGCGTATGGTTACGCAAATACGGACGGAACAGGTGGCATTACACGGATCCGTTCAGGCTATCAGTTGCGTAACATCACGGTTCGTAATACAAGTCCTACAGGCGCTTCAGTTACCAGCGGCGCACCGATCAATACCACATACCCATTGGGTTATTTCCGTGAGGACAACGAGTATGTGGCACATACGGAGCCGTTCTATTTGGATGAACACAACGGCCGTTTTGCAGTAACTCCGGAGTATCCGAATGGCACCTACGCCTACTATTGCACAGTAGATGAGAATTGGAACAGCGCCTACCCGTATGTGATCGGTCCCACTTTCTATGGGAACGTTACTGGCGGTAAAGTGACAGCGATCACTGAATCTACAACCACTGTTGATCCGTTGACGCTTGCAGTTGCAGATCAGGATGCGTCGAACCTCACCGTCAACATCCACCCGAACCCAGCCACCGATCTCATCGCGATCCAAGTGAGCGGATTAACTCGTGAAGATGTTGATGTAAGCCTGATCGACATGACCGGCAAAGTGGTTCGCCAAGCTGTTATTGTGCAAGGCAGTTCCATCTGGCACCTCGATACACGCACACTTTATGAAGGTCAGTACATTGTGCGAATTAGTAATGGTAACACTATGATCAGTAGACCAGTACAGATCCTGAAGTAA
- a CDS encoding MBL fold metallo-hydrolase: protein MLHIAKFTFNPFQENTYVIHDGSDAILIDPGCWNVPEQHELEQYIEENGLSLKKLVLTHAHIDHILGNSWVHSRYGLLPEMHKADLPLLRNGPKQASMFGVPLDPSPEPTHFIEEGDVITLGGHDLHVLFVPGHAPGHIALYNKEQKFVINGDVLFMNSIGRTDLPGGDLDTLLKSIREQLFPLDDDVKVYCGHGPETTIGMEKRTNPFLR from the coding sequence ATGCTCCACATTGCAAAGTTCACCTTTAACCCTTTTCAGGAAAATACTTACGTAATTCATGATGGTTCGGACGCCATTTTGATAGACCCTGGATGCTGGAATGTACCTGAACAGCACGAACTTGAGCAGTACATTGAAGAGAACGGTCTTTCCTTGAAAAAATTGGTGCTTACCCATGCCCACATCGACCATATTCTAGGTAATTCTTGGGTACACAGCCGCTACGGATTGTTGCCGGAAATGCATAAGGCGGACTTGCCTTTACTGCGGAATGGCCCAAAACAAGCGAGCATGTTCGGCGTTCCACTGGATCCGTCGCCGGAGCCAACGCACTTCATTGAAGAAGGCGATGTGATCACATTAGGCGGCCATGACCTGCATGTATTGTTCGTACCGGGTCATGCACCAGGGCATATCGCCCTGTACAACAAAGAGCAGAAATTCGTGATCAATGGCGATGTGCTCTTCATGAACAGCATTGGCCGAACGGATCTTCCAGGAGGTGATCTGGATACGTTGCTTAAGAGTATCCGAGAACAGCTTTTTCCGCTAGATGATGATGTGAAAGTCTATTGTGGTCATGGCCCGGAGACCACCATAGGAATGGAAAAGCGGACGAATCCGTTCTTGCGTTAA
- a CDS encoding sulfite exporter TauE/SafE family protein produces the protein MDLTPQTIAALLAVGLAAGILSGFVGVGGGIIMVPALVWLLSYSQHQAQGTSLAVLLLPVVFLAARNYYRAGQIDVQTVAIIAAAFVIGGYFGSKWALVLPSDAVRKVFGVVMLLASFKMIFGK, from the coding sequence ATGGACCTTACGCCACAAACCATAGCCGCATTGCTCGCTGTTGGGTTGGCCGCTGGTATCCTCAGTGGATTCGTTGGTGTTGGTGGAGGAATCATCATGGTACCAGCGTTGGTCTGGTTGCTCAGTTATTCGCAGCACCAAGCACAGGGAACCAGCCTCGCCGTGCTATTGCTACCTGTGGTATTTCTTGCAGCCCGGAATTATTACAGAGCTGGGCAGATCGATGTGCAGACCGTTGCCATTATTGCCGCAGCGTTCGTTATCGGTGGCTATTTCGGAAGCAAATGGGCGCTGGTGTTACCTTCTGATGCAGTGCGAAAAGTGTTCGGTGTTGTTATGCTTTTGGCCTCGTTTAAAATGATCTTCGGCAAGTGA
- a CDS encoding amidohydrolase, translated as MVQWRRHLHAHPELSFQEHNTVAYVTEQLEAEGIEVRKGVGKLNADSKGTGLIALVKGEKATSNACFAIRADLDALPITEIGKEGYCSTAPGVMHACGHDAHTTMVLGAGIALHRLRKHWSGTMMLVFQPGEEKEPGGASLLIKEGVFNDPKPSGIVGQHVTPELAIGKVGFRSGPFMAAADELYITVKGKGGHAASPHMLIDTVLIAAHLITSLQQVVSRRNKPGRPMVLSFGKVIAQGATNIIPDEVHIAGTLRTFDEAWRSELHILIPQLSKDLAKSMGGDVEFNLVKGSPAVVNDPALNERIRAAAIAYVGEEHVVEMDIRMGAEDFAYYTQVMPGCFFRLGTGNPNKPGSTSGLHRAEFDIDEDALAIGAGLMAWSAIGELKNC; from the coding sequence ATGGTGCAGTGGCGAAGGCATTTGCATGCGCACCCCGAACTTTCGTTCCAAGAGCACAATACTGTGGCCTATGTGACCGAGCAGTTGGAAGCCGAAGGGATCGAAGTCCGGAAAGGCGTTGGGAAGCTGAACGCGGATTCAAAAGGAACAGGACTCATCGCCTTGGTGAAGGGTGAAAAAGCAACCTCCAATGCATGCTTCGCGATCCGTGCGGACCTTGATGCACTACCGATCACCGAGATCGGAAAAGAGGGCTATTGTTCCACTGCTCCTGGTGTGATGCATGCATGCGGACACGATGCACATACCACCATGGTGCTTGGTGCGGGTATCGCATTGCATCGGCTTCGTAAGCATTGGTCCGGTACGATGATGTTGGTGTTCCAACCGGGTGAGGAAAAAGAACCGGGCGGCGCATCGTTGTTGATCAAAGAAGGTGTGTTCAACGACCCCAAACCATCGGGGATCGTAGGCCAGCATGTAACGCCTGAACTCGCCATCGGCAAGGTCGGTTTTCGCTCTGGCCCATTCATGGCTGCTGCGGATGAATTGTACATTACTGTGAAAGGGAAGGGTGGTCATGCTGCTTCTCCTCACATGCTAATTGATACGGTCCTCATCGCAGCACACCTGATCACCAGTTTGCAACAAGTGGTTAGCCGCCGCAACAAACCGGGCAGACCCATGGTGCTCTCGTTCGGTAAAGTGATCGCACAAGGTGCAACCAACATCATTCCGGACGAAGTCCATATTGCTGGCACGCTACGAACCTTCGATGAAGCATGGCGTAGTGAGTTGCACATTCTGATCCCTCAACTTTCCAAGGACCTTGCAAAGAGCATGGGCGGTGATGTGGAATTCAATTTGGTAAAGGGGTCTCCGGCAGTTGTGAACGACCCGGCGCTGAACGAACGCATCCGCGCAGCCGCCATAGCCTACGTTGGCGAAGAACACGTCGTGGAAATGGATATCCGCATGGGCGCAGAGGATTTCGCCTACTACACCCAAGTAATGCCCGGTTGCTTCTTCCGACTCGGAACTGGAAACCCCAACAAACCAGGTTCTACCTCAGGACTTCATCGCGCAGAATTCGATATCGATGAGGATGCACTTGCGATCGGTGCGGGGTTGATGGCTTGGTCGGCTATTGGTGAATTGAAAAATTGCTGA
- a CDS encoding T9SS type A sorting domain-containing protein, whose translation METPPSKAPLFRAIQLTLTLCLPMLLLAQAYIPTLNENATWDIECLAFSGTPPYCGDLTGTGTYHISGDTTIQDVDYKIVSGLWNDIDLDERYLREDPLARKVFVLDPYGAPDETVLYDYNAVIGDSINWYDFHIGTLYSIDSITLANGMVRRRFNVEPGHDYVEGIGGMNGIGFPLFPGLGVDLALRCYKISGVPLIDPNDLWTITCAINIGIDPVGSFVPSIVSPNPSTGQITINRKTELIQTFKIIDMSGRSVHTETLSNQIEQIDLSHLQAGVYLYMLNEQDQGKLILFR comes from the coding sequence ATGGAAACTCCCCCATCCAAAGCACCACTATTCAGAGCGATACAGCTCACGCTAACGTTATGCCTACCGATGCTGCTACTAGCGCAAGCATATATACCCACATTGAACGAAAATGCGACTTGGGATATTGAATGCTTGGCCTTTAGCGGAACACCACCTTATTGTGGGGACCTGACCGGAACAGGCACATACCATATTAGCGGTGATACAACAATACAGGATGTGGATTACAAGATCGTTAGTGGACTTTGGAATGATATTGATCTCGATGAAAGATACCTTAGGGAAGATCCTCTAGCACGAAAGGTGTTCGTGCTTGACCCTTATGGTGCTCCGGATGAAACTGTATTGTACGACTATAACGCTGTGATCGGGGACTCAATAAACTGGTACGATTTTCACATAGGCACACTATATAGTATAGACAGCATTACGTTAGCAAATGGCATGGTTCGCAGACGCTTTAACGTAGAACCTGGCCATGACTACGTAGAAGGCATCGGTGGCATGAACGGGATCGGCTTTCCATTATTCCCTGGCTTGGGAGTTGACTTGGCCTTGAGGTGTTACAAGATTTCGGGTGTTCCATTGATCGACCCCAATGATCTTTGGACGATCACGTGCGCCATTAATATAGGTATTGATCCTGTTGGATCCTTTGTCCCTAGCATAGTTTCGCCGAACCCTTCAACTGGGCAAATAACGATCAACCGGAAGACCGAGCTTATTCAAACGTTTAAGATCATTGATATGAGCGGGCGTTCTGTTCATACCGAAACACTCTCGAACCAAATTGAACAGATCGACCTCAGCCATTTGCAGGCTGGTGTTTACTTGTATATGCTGAACGAACAAGACCAAGGAAAATTGATCCTGTTCAGATAA
- a CDS encoding T9SS type A sorting domain-containing protein, translating into MRKFESGVTDNSFNTNSIFYNPIHAGQFVVLPDDKVLATGGRDLYSTEDTTLIGSNFCLTRYDTLGNLDSSFQHRQCQFGIAQRIVAHPDGRFLVSGVMDVFDGEPVGHIFKVNYDGSLDTTFHTNIDFGSASDYYFYNDGRILASGWFHSPEFPNDTIPLVRLMPDGAIDHSFNYDIRMRLFPNSNWPGIVQGMYTLDSATIFLAGSFATLNDEWVGGVFAIDTAGNILPEYFPGTNCDTVIGPNTIITLAMRDFEMGPDGMLYAYGSFHGFDDGYQNHPDQTMIIRLKQVNVGVEDHANELPLATLSLFPNPATNTVTFDYFLQHKPTDAYLVVRDVLGREMFRQKLTDQKRQLAWDTEDVAPGTYAVTLVNKARTLRAEKLVIHH; encoded by the coding sequence TTGCGAAAATTCGAATCCGGTGTGACTGATAATTCCTTTAATACGAATAGTATCTTTTATAATCCAATACATGCCGGTCAATTCGTAGTCTTACCAGATGATAAGGTGTTGGCAACTGGCGGGCGAGATCTTTACAGCACCGAAGACACCACCTTGATCGGCAGCAATTTTTGCCTAACTCGGTATGACACATTAGGTAACTTGGATAGTTCCTTCCAGCACCGGCAGTGCCAATTCGGTATTGCACAACGGATCGTGGCGCACCCGGATGGTAGGTTTTTAGTAAGTGGTGTTATGGACGTTTTCGATGGCGAACCGGTGGGTCATATCTTCAAAGTAAACTACGACGGTTCATTGGATACCACCTTTCATACCAACATTGATTTTGGTAGCGCATCTGACTATTATTTCTACAACGATGGGCGCATATTGGCTAGCGGGTGGTTTCACTCACCAGAGTTTCCCAACGATACCATTCCATTAGTACGGCTTATGCCAGATGGCGCTATTGACCATAGCTTTAATTACGATATACGGATGCGGTTATTCCCCAACAGTAATTGGCCCGGTATTGTGCAGGGCATGTACACGCTGGACTCTGCCACAATTTTCCTTGCTGGTTCATTTGCCACACTGAACGATGAATGGGTGGGTGGCGTATTTGCTATTGACACGGCAGGAAATATCCTACCTGAATACTTCCCTGGAACAAATTGCGATACGGTCATTGGGCCCAATACCATCATTACTTTAGCCATGCGCGATTTCGAGATGGGGCCAGATGGAATGCTCTACGCGTATGGTTCTTTCCATGGCTTTGATGATGGATACCAGAACCACCCGGACCAGACCATGATCATACGGCTGAAGCAGGTTAATGTGGGGGTGGAGGACCACGCGAATGAATTGCCTTTGGCAACACTGAGCCTCTTTCCCAATCCAGCAACAAACACGGTTACGTTCGACTATTTTTTGCAGCATAAACCTACAGATGCTTATTTGGTTGTGCGTGATGTGCTTGGGCGTGAAATGTTCCGCCAGAAATTAACTGACCAGAAACGGCAACTTGCTTGGGATACGGAAGATGTTGCGCCCGGCACCTATGCAGTTACACTAGTAAACAAAGCCCGCACCCTGCGTGCTGAAAAATTGGTCATCCATCATTGA
- the recQ gene encoding DNA helicase RecQ yields MIKVAVTPKDALEQFFGFTKFKGEQEAIIKSVLQGENTFVIMPTGGGKSLCYQLPALMSEGTAIVVSPLIALMKNQVDALRGFSSDDGVAHFLNSSLTRNEALKVKEDIRSGRTKILYVAPESLTKKENVEFLSEIKISFFAIDEAHCISEWGHDFRPEYRRLRTIFDEIKRVPVIALTATATEKVQEDILKNLDIPNAKTYKASFNRPNLYYEVRPKRDVAREITRFVKQHDGRSGIIYCLSRKKVEEVAETLCVNGIKALPYHAGLDANQRASHQDKFLMEDADVIVATIAFGMGIDKPDVRFVIHHDIPKSLESYYQETGRGGRDGGEGKCITFYSYKDIEKLEKFLQGKPVAEQEIGKQLLQDTVSYAETSMCRRKYLLHYFGEELPGDNCGSCDNCLNPQETVDAQKDVALILEAVLESKERHRAKFICDLLTGTETSEMKTYKGESWKTYGKGSDKDVRHWLAVMRLTVVNGYLLKDIETYGNLSLTEKGKKFLKKPTKILFAIERDYSADTVSDMDNAPVRTTAADETLMKMLKELRQQIAKKKGLPPYVLFQDPSLEEMTMRYPITMEELTQVTGVGPGKAQKFGKPFVELIAQYVEDNEIEREEEVTVRSVVKKSGNKVHIIQNIDKRIPLDGIARSKGLSMDDLLTELESIVTSGTKLDIVYHLNEVFEGDTQDEIMDYFRESETDDIEAARVEFDGDYSEEELRMVRLRFMSEVAN; encoded by the coding sequence ATGATCAAAGTAGCAGTTACCCCAAAGGATGCATTGGAACAATTCTTCGGGTTCACAAAGTTCAAAGGAGAGCAAGAAGCCATAATTAAGAGCGTCCTCCAAGGAGAGAACACGTTCGTAATAATGCCCACCGGAGGTGGCAAGAGCCTTTGTTATCAATTACCGGCCCTTATGAGCGAGGGCACCGCGATCGTTGTAAGTCCATTGATCGCGCTTATGAAGAACCAGGTGGATGCGCTGCGTGGTTTCAGTTCTGACGATGGTGTTGCGCACTTCCTGAACAGTTCATTAACACGCAATGAAGCGTTGAAAGTGAAAGAGGATATCCGCAGTGGACGGACCAAGATCCTGTATGTAGCACCTGAGTCTCTCACGAAAAAGGAGAACGTTGAGTTCCTTTCCGAGATCAAGATCAGCTTCTTTGCTATTGACGAAGCACATTGCATCAGCGAATGGGGCCATGATTTCCGCCCGGAATACCGCCGGTTACGCACCATATTCGATGAGATCAAGCGTGTACCCGTGATCGCACTAACGGCAACTGCAACCGAAAAAGTGCAAGAGGATATCCTGAAGAACCTGGATATTCCGAACGCGAAAACATACAAAGCATCCTTCAACAGGCCGAACCTGTATTACGAGGTACGACCTAAACGCGATGTGGCCCGTGAGATCACCCGATTCGTGAAACAACACGATGGCCGCAGCGGGATCATCTATTGCCTTAGCCGCAAGAAGGTAGAGGAAGTAGCTGAAACGTTATGCGTGAACGGTATTAAGGCATTGCCCTACCATGCTGGTCTGGATGCGAATCAACGTGCAAGCCATCAGGACAAGTTCTTGATGGAGGATGCCGATGTGATCGTGGCTACGATCGCCTTCGGAATGGGTATTGATAAGCCGGATGTCCGTTTTGTGATTCACCACGATATTCCAAAAAGTCTGGAGAGCTATTATCAGGAAACCGGTCGTGGTGGACGTGACGGAGGTGAAGGCAAATGCATAACTTTCTACTCTTACAAGGACATTGAGAAGTTGGAGAAATTCCTACAAGGCAAGCCCGTTGCGGAACAGGAGATCGGTAAACAGTTATTGCAGGATACGGTGAGCTATGCTGAAACCAGCATGTGCCGACGCAAATACCTGCTGCATTATTTCGGAGAAGAACTACCTGGGGATAACTGCGGCAGTTGTGACAATTGTCTGAATCCGCAGGAAACCGTTGATGCGCAGAAAGATGTTGCGTTGATCCTTGAAGCCGTGCTGGAGAGCAAGGAGCGTCACCGGGCTAAATTCATCTGCGACCTGCTCACCGGTACGGAGACCAGTGAGATGAAGACCTACAAAGGTGAAAGCTGGAAGACCTACGGCAAGGGAAGTGATAAGGATGTTCGACATTGGTTGGCCGTTATGCGCCTAACGGTGGTGAATGGCTATTTGCTGAAGGACATTGAGACCTACGGAAATCTGAGCTTGACCGAAAAGGGGAAGAAGTTCCTGAAGAAACCGACCAAGATCCTCTTCGCCATAGAACGGGATTACAGTGCTGATACCGTTTCGGACATGGACAATGCGCCTGTTCGAACCACCGCTGCTGATGAAACCTTGATGAAGATGCTCAAGGAACTTCGCCAACAGATCGCCAAGAAAAAGGGACTGCCACCGTACGTTCTCTTCCAGGATCCTTCGTTGGAGGAAATGACCATGCGTTACCCGATCACCATGGAGGAGCTGACCCAAGTGACCGGTGTTGGTCCCGGTAAGGCGCAGAAATTCGGAAAGCCGTTCGTTGAACTGATCGCGCAATACGTGGAAGACAACGAGATCGAGCGCGAAGAAGAGGTCACGGTGCGTTCAGTTGTGAAAAAGAGCGGTAACAAGGTCCACATCATTCAGAACATCGACAAGCGTATACCCTTGGATGGCATTGCGCGGTCGAAGGGCCTGAGCATGGATGATCTGCTCACTGAATTGGAAAGCATTGTCACCAGCGGAACCAAACTGGACATTGTTTACCACCTCAACGAAGTCTTCGAAGGGGATACTCAGGATGAGATCATGGATTATTTCCGTGAGAGCGAAACGGACGATATTGAAGCAGCCCGCGTAGAGTTTGATGGGGACTACAGCGAGGAGGAATTGCGCATGGTACGGTTGCGGTTCATGAGTGAAGTAGCGAACTAG